In Jaculus jaculus isolate mJacJac1 chromosome 4, mJacJac1.mat.Y.cur, whole genome shotgun sequence, a single genomic region encodes these proteins:
- the LOC123460262 gene encoding stress protein DDR48-like: protein MGSSNSECSLESGNSECSMGSGNSECSMGSGNSECSMGSSNSECSMGSGNSECSMGSGNSECSMGSSNSECSMGSGNSECSLGSGNSECSLGSSNSECSMGSANSECSLGSANSECSMGSANSECSLGSANSECSLGSANSECSLGSANSECSLGSANSECSLGSGN from the coding sequence ATGGGGAGTAGTAACAGTGAGTGTTCCCTGGAGAGTGGTAACAGTGAGTGCTCCATGGGGAGTGGTAACAGTGAGTGCTCCATGGGGAGTGGTAACAGTGAGTGCTCCATGGGGAGTAGTAACAGTGAGTGCTCCATGGGGAGTGGTAACAGTGAGTGCTCCATGGGGAGTGGTAACAGTGAGTGCTCCATGGGGAGTAGTAACAGTGAGTGCTCCATGGGGAGTGGTAACAGTGAGTGCTCCCTGGGGAGTGGTAACAGTGAGTGCTCCCTGGGGAGTAGTAACAGTGAGTGCTCCATGGGGAGTGCTAACAGTGAGTGCTCTCTGGGGAGTGCTAACAGTGAGTGCTCCATGGGGAGTGCTAACAGTGAGTGCTCCCTGGGGAGTGCTAACAGTGAGTGCTCCCTGGGGAGTGCTAACAGTGAGTGCTCCCTGGGGAGTGCTAACAGTGAGTGCTCCCTGGGGAGTGCTAACAGTGAGTGCTCCCTGGGGAGTGGTAATTGA